The following coding sequences lie in one Apium graveolens cultivar Ventura chromosome 3, ASM990537v1, whole genome shotgun sequence genomic window:
- the LOC141714691 gene encoding uncharacterized protein LOC141714691 yields MSMIPMLNGTNYVTWKENVEIVLGCMDLDLALRKEQPVPTTDDPKTDQIEKWERSNRMCLAIMKRTIPTGFRGSIAESTSAKNFLSEIEKYFAKNEKAKMSNLLSKLVTMKYKGKGT; encoded by the coding sequence ATGAGCATGATTCCAATGTTGAATGGGACAAACTATGTCACGTGGAAAGAGAATGTTGAGATCGTTCTTGGGTGTATGGATCTCGACCTTGCGCTAAGGAAAGAGCAACCAGTTCCCACTACGGATGATCCCAAGACGGATCAAATTGAGAAATGGGAACGCTCTAATCGCATGTGTCTGGCGATCATGAAGCGAACGATTCCAACTGGCTTTCGGGGCTCTATTGCTGAGAGCACAAGTGCCAAGAATTTCCTCTCCGAGATTGAGAAATATTTTGCTAAGAATGAGAAAGCGAAAATGAGTAATCTTCTGTCAAAACTCGTGACCATGAAGTATAAAGGAAAGGGAACATAA